Proteins found in one Paenibacillus dendritiformis genomic segment:
- a CDS encoding ABC transporter substrate-binding protein: MKKNGRFSLRMMSLVTVLMLAWLTAACGSAAPSAQSGESAPAAPQAAKTDSGDSGKLVIYTAGPKNLSEAIKQGFEAKTGIAIEQFEGTTGKVLARLEAEKSNPVADVVILASWPSAMGMKSAGWTQSYKEAAGADKLYKGWMDPDYHFFGYSASALGITYNTKLVQEPPKDWSDFTAPAWKGAVTIPDPSLSGSALNFIAGYLNDKGEDSWSLFEQLQANGVEMAGANKEALDPVITGAKSAVLAGVDYMAYSAKAKGEPVEMVYPASGTVINVRPAMILKDAPHADNAKQFIDYLLSDEAQNLVADAYLLPGRQDIPAKDRAGVADIPVLNIDWDWMNANSGAISARFLDLYKP, from the coding sequence ATGAAAAAGAACGGACGCTTCTCTCTGCGCATGATGTCGTTAGTGACCGTGCTGATGCTGGCCTGGCTGACCGCCGCTTGCGGCTCGGCCGCGCCGTCCGCCCAATCCGGGGAATCCGCGCCCGCCGCGCCGCAGGCCGCGAAGACAGACTCCGGCGATAGCGGCAAGCTGGTGATTTACACCGCTGGACCCAAAAATTTATCCGAAGCGATCAAGCAGGGCTTCGAAGCGAAGACCGGCATCGCGATCGAGCAGTTCGAAGGCACGACCGGCAAGGTGCTGGCGCGGCTGGAAGCGGAGAAAAGCAACCCGGTTGCCGATGTCGTCATCCTCGCCTCCTGGCCATCAGCGATGGGAATGAAATCGGCCGGCTGGACCCAGAGCTACAAGGAAGCCGCCGGCGCCGACAAGCTGTACAAGGGCTGGATGGACCCGGATTATCATTTCTTCGGCTACAGCGCATCGGCTCTCGGCATTACGTACAATACGAAGCTCGTTCAGGAGCCGCCGAAGGACTGGTCCGATTTCACCGCGCCCGCATGGAAGGGAGCCGTCACGATTCCGGACCCTTCGCTGTCCGGCTCGGCGCTCAACTTCATTGCCGGGTACTTGAATGACAAGGGCGAAGACAGCTGGTCCCTGTTCGAGCAGCTGCAGGCGAACGGGGTCGAGATGGCGGGCGCGAACAAAGAAGCGCTCGACCCGGTCATTACCGGGGCCAAGAGCGCCGTACTGGCCGGAGTCGATTATATGGCCTACAGCGCCAAGGCCAAGGGCGAGCCGGTCGAGATGGTCTATCCTGCGAGCGGAACCGTCATCAATGTGCGTCCGGCCATGATCTTGAAGGATGCGCCGCATGCGGACAACGCGAAGCAATTCATCGATTACTTGCTATCCGATGAAGCCCAGAACCTGGTCGCCGACGCCTATCTGCTGCCGGGGCGCCAGGACATTCCGGCCAAGGATCGCGCAGGCGTGGCCGATATTCCGGTGCTGAATATCGATTGGGACTGGATGAATGCGAATAGCGGCGCGATTAGCGCGCGCTTCCTCGACTTGTACAAACCATAA
- a CDS encoding ABC transporter ATP-binding protein, producing MDVHIESLNKSFGKAPALENVSLTIRSGEFTTLLGPSGCGKTTLLRLIAGLETPDSGDIRFGEETIFSAAKRIHKPVHKRGLGMVFQDFALWPHMTVFENVAFGLRAAGRTAGLKDKVQEAIRLVRLAGFEQRRPSQLSGGQQQRVAFARAIVTEPQLILFDEPLSALDAVLREEMKAELMALVRALGMTALYVTHDQSEAMSMSDRIIVMRGGKILQAAAPEHIYRAPADPFVARFVGRSNWIDGELEMFRPEHVRWTGTAHDRSWKGKVIHTGYMGERYEIHIEVEAHGVWTAYHQERLPVGSPVTVYVSPQHIHGMNKKEDIAV from the coding sequence CACGATTCGGTCCGGAGAGTTCACGACGCTGCTCGGCCCTTCGGGCTGCGGCAAGACGACGCTGCTCCGCCTGATCGCCGGACTCGAGACCCCGGACAGCGGAGACATCCGCTTCGGGGAAGAGACGATCTTCTCGGCAGCGAAGCGGATTCATAAGCCGGTTCACAAGCGGGGGCTCGGCATGGTTTTTCAAGATTTCGCCCTGTGGCCGCATATGACCGTATTCGAAAATGTCGCCTTCGGGCTGCGTGCGGCCGGACGCACCGCCGGCTTGAAGGACAAGGTGCAGGAGGCGATTCGCTTGGTCCGCCTCGCCGGCTTCGAGCAGCGGCGCCCGTCTCAACTGTCCGGCGGGCAGCAGCAGCGGGTGGCCTTTGCCCGCGCCATCGTGACCGAGCCGCAGCTCATTCTGTTCGACGAGCCGCTCAGCGCGCTCGACGCCGTGCTGCGGGAGGAGATGAAGGCGGAGCTGATGGCACTGGTCCGCGCTCTCGGCATGACCGCCCTGTATGTGACGCACGACCAGTCCGAAGCGATGTCGATGTCCGATCGGATTATCGTCATGCGGGGCGGGAAGATCCTTCAGGCGGCAGCGCCCGAGCATATTTACCGCGCTCCCGCCGATCCGTTCGTCGCCCGCTTCGTCGGCCGATCGAACTGGATTGACGGTGAGCTGGAGATGTTCCGACCGGAGCATGTGCGCTGGACCGGTACCGCACACGATCGCTCCTGGAAGGGCAAAGTGATTCACACCGGCTATATGGGAGAACGGTACGAGATTCATATTGAAGTGGAGGCACACGGAGTGTGGACGGCCTACCACCAGGAACGGCTGCCTGTCGGCTCCCCTGTCACCGTATACGTCTCCCCGCAGCATATCCATGGCATGAACAAGAAGGAGGACATTGCAGTATGA